The genomic region ATTGTTGCTGCGAGAGGAACGGGAAGTGGGGTTGGCAGGATTGGCAGAGTGATGGGTAGGGCGAAGAATAGTTTTGTACATGCGAAGAACAAGGCTGTGGTATACAGTATGATGGTAATGTTGCCAATGGGGAGCATGACGGAGGCTGGAAGCGCGGTAAAGAATATAAGTAATGTAGGGAAGCAGATAAGCGTGATGGCGGAAGCAGGGGGGGTAGGAGTAAGGACGATAGAGGGTGGAAAGTTAATAAGGGGAGTAATCGCGGCTGGCGAGGTAAGCAAAGCAATGAGGAGCGCGGAGGTTGTATCGGGAGTAAGTAAGGGATTGGATAGAGCGGGGAGAATAGGTAAGGCGTCGAAGTTGGGAGGGATTGGAGCAAAGCGAGTAGGTGATACGGCAAAGTTATTTGGGATAGGAAGTATAATAGGAAGGCCGGCAGAGGCGGAGGGAGGCAGCGGGCCGTCGTCTGGAACATTGGAGCGGGTATACGCGCAGTTGGTGGGGGTAAGAGCGCCAGTAAGTAAAGAGGTAAGCACGAAGGAGTTTATCAAGCAAGAGTTGATAAACATGAGCGGGATAGGTTTTGTAGCGATGCTTGCGGAAGAGTTAAAGATAGGAAGGGAGATAAGAAGGGAGTATGGGAAAGAAGGGATAACGGCGGAGAGCATGAAGAAGCAGTGGGCTGCTGTGGAGATGACGAGGGCAGAGGCGGTGTTGGATAGAGCGGTGGAAGAAGGGAGAGAGCTGACGGATTTAGAGAACAGCGCGGTAGCCGGGTATATAAGTAATATACATGTAAACAACCAGGGTTATGTAGAAGGCGAAAAAGGGGAATGGAGTTTGTCAAATACGCCGATAGCGAAGGCTGCGGATGATTATATAAAAAATAAATATGGGTATGAATATAAGCAAGACGTTGAGAGCTATAAGAGGGTAAACGGGGAAGGAAAAGAAGAGACGGTAAGCAGGATAATAAACAAAAGAGTAGAAAAAATAACCCCCGCGCAAGAAGCCTTAGAAGGAACAGCGGCTGAACCCGGTACGCAGATGCATCATGAGATACCTTCTGTATTAGGTGTAAGACCTGCTGCCGCCGTACGGAGAGAGGCTCTTCCTGTAGCCGCGCCAAATATCAGGGAAAACGGATTTTTTAAACCCGCAACGGAAAGAATAGGTATTAATGTTTTAGCTTCTTTCGGTAACTGGGGTTTTATTGCCGAGAAAACGGTCGACATTGTAAAATCCGGCGTTGAAAAAATTAAAAGTAATTCGAGAAAAAATTTAACCAAAGCGCTTATTTATGTGTTAACTTTTGGCGTTGCTATGCCGCATTCCACAAATCCTATGATTCTTCCCTCAAGGAGAGATGAGGAAATTGCCGCTGTTGCCGCCCAAAGAAGAAGTGAAGATAAACATGATGAAATGATTTTTACAGGTTGGGCGGAGGAAGTCGGACAAACACTTTCTTTTCCCGAAAGCGGAACAGGCGTAAGCCGCTCTTTAGAAAACGTAAGAGAAATAACACAAAGAGAAATGAACAATATTGTTGTAAATACCGTTCAAAAAACCGGGCATACCAAAACTGTTAAAAATGTTTCAAATAATAAAATATTTAACCTTCTTTTAAAAAGATTTACAAAAATAACCGTTATAGACAGTTCCGAAGATATTGTTGTGCCCCAGGTTGCCGCGCCCGATACCTTATCGTCAACCGCCGGGAGAATGTGGATAAGGGGTAATATTACTTTAGGCAGCGGCGCAAATAAGGTAAAAATAAGCGTTTATGATAAAGGCGAAAAAGCAGTTATTACTTTAAAAACAGATAAAAAAATTAAACTTAACTCCGAAAGAAATGAAATGCTTTACGTTAATGCTAAAGGCGAATTAATTATAAGAAGCAATAAACGCGGCGCTCAAATTGAAAAAGTTCTTATCAACACAAGTTTGGTTCTTAATGAAAATGGCAGAATTTCCGCAAACAAAGACTTTGCTAGAGAGCTTAATGAAGGCGTAGGTCTTGTAAATAATAAATTGGCGCCACTATTCGGTTTATTTGTAATAGCCGGGTTTGGCGCGCTTGCCACGTCAACGGCAAGCTTGGTTGTGGATGCTTTTAATGTAGAAGGATATATGGGAGCCGTAATACAATCAGTCGGTTACGCGGTGCCTACATTCATGTCTGTAAAGATAGCAAAACAAACCTTAAATAACAGTCTTAGAAAAATGGTTAATTGGGGGCTTGCTATTTCTTTAGGGGCAATGACTTTACCTATGTTCTTTGGTTTTTTTGGCCATTTGCCAAACAGTTTGGAAATTTGGAAACTTGTTCCTTTAGGGGTTTCAATGCTGGCGTTGGGTTTTGGTATTACCACTTTAGAAGTAGCTTCTAAGCCATTATTCCAGGCAAGTTCAAGCGTCGGCAGATACAGAACAAATGTGGCCGACGCCGGTTTTGTTAAACAGGTTGTGGGAAGTATTATAGGTGCGGGAGTTGTTCCTTTAGCAAAAAGCATGGGGTTTGATTGGAGTTTCTTATTTCCTACATATGCTGTTTTAACAATAATGGGGCTTATTGCTTTTAATAAATGGAAAACAAATACAAGGACTTTAGGCAACGTGGTTAATGCTTCAGCAGAGCCGGTAAAAACTAAAGTTTCAGCTATGGAATTATTTAAGAAAGACCCTCTTGTAAAGAACGCTTATTTCACGTTTGCCGCTCATATGTGGCTTATGTCTACGGTAGGATTTCAATTTAACTTAATAGCTTTTGACGCTGTAGGATATACTTACGGGTTAGCTTTAGCTACGGGCGCGTTTACCGCGCCTATGATGGTATCAAGATATTTTGTAGGTAAAAAGTTGGGTAATAAATCGCCCAGCATAATATCTAATATAGTAAAAAAATCATCCATGTTTTCTTTGGCGGGCTTACTTTTGGTGCAGGTTCCGTACCTTCCCATAAATGTTTTAGGTATGGCTGTAACAGGCTGGGGCGTTGCAACTATATCACCCGTTGTGCAGGCCTATGTAACCGACGTAAGGGAAAAGTACGCCGTGCAGGTTTCCGGTATACTAAGCTCTACAACAATAGGCAGCATGATAGGTGTTGTAGCCTCGGCGGTGGTAGGATCATACCTTGTGATAGGTGATTTAAAAACTGCTTTCTTAATACCTACATTTCTTACCTGGGTAATATGGTCATTTGGCAACAAAGTTGCCAAAGGTAAATTTGAAGAAAATTTTACAATAAAGAAAGAGCAAAATAATAATAATGTTTTAATGTCTGATCCGTTATTAGGTCTTGGCAAAAACTTTATAGGCAAAGATAATAACCCCGCTTTATTAAATAATTTAGGCCAAAGTATTAAAAAATTGTGGGATAATTCAATCGGGTTAAGACGCCGCGCGGCGGCTTTTGCAATCAGTTTAGGACTTTTAATACCGCAAGCGGGCGCAGATATTTTTGAAAGCAATTCTGTAATAATTTCTTTAAGAAAAGAAACCCTAACGCCTTTTGTTTTAGAAAGAAGAAAAAGCGAAGAAGATAAATATACCGAATTGTTTTTTGACAGCAGTCAAAATTTGCCCTACGGAACTATCAATTTAAATAATGAAGCGTACGTTGCAACCTCAACAGCGCTTGATAATATTGATAATGCGCCAAAGGCCAAAACAATTACCTCTACCGTAGTAAACAGTGAAGCTGTTGAATTGATTGTTTCCAAAACTATTTACAAAAATACGCGTGTTAACGGCGCTTATCATGATGAAATAACTTCGTTAGCAAATGTTATTGAAAAAGAAGCCGTAAATAAATATTTTGAAAACAAGAGAAAAACTTCCGGTATATTTAATAAAGTTAAAAATGTTTTTAACGGTTCAACCAAGGATTTTAATAACAGGCTTTACGAAAATATTTTTACAACTTCTTTTATATCAAATGTAAACAAATCGGATTTGCCCGCTAATGTTAAAGATAATCTTATGATTTCTTTTGATGAGGTTTTTAGCACTGTTAAAATAAGCGCGCCCGCAAGAATGCCTGATGAAGAAGATTTTTACGGTTTACCGGCTTTTGATAACTCCAACGGATATACAAAAAACGTAGCCTTATTTTCCAAAGCTGGCGATAATGAAATTCAGCTGCCTGTTAATATGTCTGTAAGCGGCAGTTTAAATATTAAAAAAGGCGAAAAGGTTGTTGTAACCGAAAAAGGCAAGATACATTTTAAAAGCTCGTTTAAAGAATACTCGCCTGATTTCTTTTTTATTAAAACACAGTCTGAAAATTTAAAAAAAATTATTGATAAAGTGGCGAAATCTGAAAATAAAACAAGAATTAAACTTGAAAGAGAAGGTAAAACATGGATTTTGCTTAAACGCGATATAAAAAGAACTGAAAGACCCATATATCACCAACAGGGCGAATCTTTAGTTAAACTGCCCGTTGCGTTTGAAGTTGATAATAATATTGTGGTGCGAAACAACGAAAAACTTATTATTGATGACAACAGCGTTTTATACGCTCAGACAGAAGACGGAAAAGTAAGAACAATAACAGATTTTTATGTAAGGCTTCCCAAAGAATTTGCTTTAAGCTGGGCTGATATTTTTGGCAGCGCCGAAGGCGTTGACGTAAAAGATTATATGGACTTAACCGTTAAAGCCAACTATAATAAAATTTTGCCTTTATACAGCGCCGCGTTAATTACTTCAAACCCTTCAACCGCTGTTATAGGCGATATTAAACATTCTATGCATTTGCCCGAATATTTGGCGCAGATGATTCCGTTTTTCAGCTATATCTCGGCCATGTTTAATGTTTTCTTAAATCCGTTTATTAAGATTTACGGCAAAGTAAAAGTTTTAAATGTGGCTTTAGGGGTAACAGGCCTTTCTTTTGTCGGTATGGTTGCCGCAGGATTTTACGGGCAAGCTTCTTTAGGTCTTGAGCCCGCTTCGTGGAGATTGGCTATAATGGCATCTTCTTTATTATTAGCGGGCGTGGCGGGCAGTTGGGGAAGCAGCGTTACATATCCTTTAGTAAAAGAAAATTCTGAAACCACGGAAATCGCGGGCAGCAGAATGGCGGGCTTGCAATTATTCCGTTCTTTCGGCGCCATGGCATTTTTGCTTGTGCCGGTGGCTTTGGCTACCGGAGTAAACGCGCTTGATATAGGCTTTTTGGACTTTTCAATGTCTTACCCTATGTTCCTTGCGGGTACTGCGGTAACAATAGCTATGTTGCGCAAATCTAAACTTAAAAATATTAAAGACCAAACCATGCCTGAACAGATTGCAAAAATGCAAGGGCAGACATATTTAAAAATAATACCTAAAGGCAGCGTAGCGGGTTTGGGATTCCAAGGCGCAAAGCATATTTGGGACACTCTTAAAACACAAAAATCAATACAAAGGGTTTTTTGGGCGGCCTCGTTATTTACCGGGTCTGAAATAGCTACAAGAGCGGGGGCCAGCTCTCTTATTAAAGGCTCCTTAGTAAAACTGGCGGGAACAGGCCAAGCAAACACAATGTTAGATTCAGGCATTATTTTCTTACAGAGGTTTTTAGACGGTGGCACACTTTCTTTAGCATTAACAATGCTTGTTAACTATATGCCGGCCATTTTGGTCCGCACCAAAATTAAACAGCTTATACAGACAAAAGTTTTAACTTCAAATGACGTACTCGTATTAGCGGGCGGTTTTGCCGGTGCGGGACTTTTGGTTTTTGCCTTTAACGGGTTTAGCCTGCTTGGTCTTACAGGCGTTATGATCAATGTTGTAGGAACATGTAGTTTCTTCTCACAATTGCAAAACACCACCATGGACAACCATAGTAAAAAATGGCATGACTCGATAGCAAATGTTTTAGGTGTTACTCTTATTGGCGGCGCGGTAATATCGCCTATAATGGGTGCTGTAAGCACGGTTTCCGGCTCTATGATGACAGGCCTTTTAGTGCCCGCCGCCGCACTTATAGGCGCGGTTGTTCTTCTTGTCCCCGAAATGAAGAAGAGTAATATTATGACCGCCTTTGCAACAAGAAAGAGCCGTAAACAATCAATATCTTTGGAACTTTTAAAGGATTTCAAAAATAAAGTCGGCATATATAACTGGGTGACAAATTATCTTAAATCCAACGAAGGCGCAGCATATTTTCCATTGTATGCTATGCGCCTTAAGGAAGAGCTTGTAACCAATCAGAAATATTTGGAAGAACGCGGTGTTGATTTTAGTTACTTTGAAGATATTGATTTAAGTTTTATAAAAAATAACAGACCTATGCATGGAAACAGCGGTTATCTTAGCATGGGCGGTCTAAATCCTGACTCTATAGAAAAGGCGGGAAAAGCGTTGGCAAATTTCTTTAAAGCCCTTTATTTCTTAGTGTTTCCCGCTAAACATAAACCGAATGTTATTTCTTATAAAGATTCAAAAATAAAAGATGCTTTATTCGCTTTTAACGCGTCTGAATCATCTCTTACAGGCTTTGTGTTTGAATACGATGGCAAAGTTTACGGCTTAACAACCGCGCATGGCGCTTATCTGACCCCTGAGGAATTTATAATTTCCGCTTTTAACGGGGAAAATTATACCGTTAAAAAATTATTAACGGGCAATAGCAGGTTATATTATGAAACAAGTGTGGTTGAAGGCACGCAGGACTGGACTTTATTGGAAATACCGCAAGAGGCGCTAACGGCTTTCAAACCTCTTAAAGTTTCAGAAAAAAAGGTTAGAAGAGGAGAAGTCCTTGCAGGCGAAGGCGTTATTGACGAAAAATTTTTTGGCGTTGACAATATTATAGTTAAGCATGTAGCTAAAGACAACCTTGTTTATACACACAACTTTACAAACTCGGACGGAAAACATGTAAGGGGCAACGGTTTTTGCGGTTCTCCTGTTTTCCGTTTAAACCCAGTCACCAATGAATATGAAGTTGTCGCTATACATAACGGCAGTTCTAATGACAGAAGCTACAGCTACGCGGTTAATATGCAAGCTGTTTTATCTGCGATTGACAAAAACATCTTGAAAAAAAACGATAAACAAAAGTTTTTAATTGTTTCCAAGGACGCTTTGCAAAAACCGGTTTCAACTCCCGTTGATAAATTTATTACTTTAAGCGATATTGAACAAGTTAATACCCAATCTCTTTCCCTGGGTTTGAAAATAAAGCGCGCTCTTAAACTTTCTTACTCATCTAATCCGTTTGTTTTTGCCAGCAAACTTACGGCAAGAATATATAAACATTTAAAGATGAAAGTTTTAAAAAAATACCAGCGTATGGTAAATCCCAGAGAGGCAAGGCCAAGGATTCTTCCTTCAAACCATAAGCATATCGTGCTTGACAAAAATAATGCCCCGTACAGCGAATCAATTTTTTATATAGGGGACAGACGCGCTTCCGGTGTTGTGGTAAAGCATAACGGCAAAATTTTCGGTCTTATAGCGGCTCATACTGAAGACGGTTTAAGTAAAATCATTCACATTGTCTCTGCCGATAAACAAGCGTTTAAGGCAAGGGTTGTGGCCGCGGGCAAATCAAAAACATTAAAAGCAGGTTACCCGGACATATCTGTTTTGGAACTTTCCGGAGACGCTCTTAAAAAGTTCGTTCCTTTAGAACTTTCTGCTGAAAACATTTTGGAGAATGAAGAAGTTTACTCCATAGGTTTTTTAAGGGGCTTTCGTTTGCTTCCAATAATAAACCGTAAAGTTTTAGCCGTGGACGAAGCAAAATATATAACAACGCCTGTTTTTGGTAAAGATGCCACGGGTTATTGCGGTTCCGCTCTAATTAAAGACGGCAAATTAGCCGGCCTGCACAAAGGTTCTTACAGCGACGGGCTTAACAGCATAGCTGTTAAAGCGTCTGTTATAAGTGATTTTCTTGAATTTTTAGAAACAGGCAAAGACGCTGGGTATAAAATCAGTTTAGCAGACGGCGGCATATATAAAATTCCGTTTTCAAAAGTTACTAAAAAAAGCAAACTTTATTCTAATTTGGAAAAAACATCAGGATTAGCCGCCGCCAAAACCGCGCTGCCCTATAAGAACATGGCGATGTCCGTTAGAAACTCTTATAAGAAATTGGTTTTTTCCGTTGAGTCAGATATTATTAAAGCCGTTAAAGAAGCAGAATCCCCGCGTTCCGTGGCTTTAAAAGACATGAAATATACGCAATCCATTTTCCGTATGCCGGGCGGCGGCAGCGGTTTTTTAGTAACACATAAAGGAAGAACTTTCGGCATAGCCGACGCTGTTCTTTCTTCCAAACTTTCGGACTTTTATGAAATAACCGATATAAATAACAAAAAGCATTATTCAATGAGTGTACTTATTGAAAGATACAACGCTGCGCAGATGGGCAGGCCGGGCTTCCCTTTTGACTATAACAACAAAGTTATTTTAGATATAATGCAGGAAGATAATTCAATAAATGCTTTAAAATTTGCCTCTTCGCCCGCTAAAGAGGGGGACATTCTTTATTCTTTAGGCTTTTTAGATAACGGCGAAACCTATGCCGTAGATAATATAATAAC from Elusimicrobium minutum Pei191 harbors:
- a CDS encoding MFS transporter; translation: MNLGDRLTKIISGVLIITILHSVIPSEAYAQLKITKKQSEKINLQNNNAARKAVNSISVITDAKSLTNGPQSVKGLIGREISEELGKVWGKSFAVESVRVERVYEEERVKIAIESGSRERRVYEVMGEDYYKALEYFAEQGGVRLGYGNDVEGESVEEGGLLNSADRVYSAYKRTLQNSDSRKVGKGVIELRYDLIRKDSRKKLEMDIDEATGAMLKVLVDILLYSKRGIQERYAPLVTEVLVGMRRLDLGGKTAGSMRAYYKEVLDVKKSKGVCESRITDGYVRGLGEAQKSCIDITSAMTGLGLIGGGEEEIYKFGKEYWSEGRVSSVIMSRAAHGLILSGEKGIVLLGELIRETVRSGYPRNAVKWAWDKFGAVFTPSEYVDGYYNHVSKKALYLNEVTRRFEYIDEEKAREWGFSVRDIKMCQEVEVKRGSDACLMMPMRNVFTDIGEDLAYLGGAGGKREIRKLLREERNLHWPFIVGVLGSGAYEGDGGANEIRKVIAGTTYMDVTSGTDRKIKEAVGLKIGGFNADQLKRAREYYNEKRLAYVLDIVVMIALIGNLAKSMSTFRVPRSVENCWRSLRGAGNAGKEVSVRGVRSVKVAEQAAAMERVNAVKKVSGGVKGGVIEFGLEGVGGELKVVKGRIGGKLKISPVLEGTLKVETKVKDLGLSVGGSGGGGTFSARPVVGKGIIEGGKGISLESKVTGAFRVMEGNKVAGGVVEGEKVIVAARGTGSGVGRIGRVMGRAKNSFVHAKNKAVVYSMMVMLPMGSMTEAGSAVKNISNVGKQISVMAEAGGVGVRTIEGGKLIRGVIAAGEVSKAMRSAEVVSGVSKGLDRAGRIGKASKLGGIGAKRVGDTAKLFGIGSIIGRPAEAEGGSGPSSGTLERVYAQLVGVRAPVSKEVSTKEFIKQELINMSGIGFVAMLAEELKIGREIRREYGKEGITAESMKKQWAAVEMTRAEAVLDRAVEEGRELTDLENSAVAGYISNIHVNNQGYVEGEKGEWSLSNTPIAKAADDYIKNKYGYEYKQDVESYKRVNGEGKEETVSRIINKRVEKITPAQEALEGTAAEPGTQMHHEIPSVLGVRPAAAVRREALPVAAPNIRENGFFKPATERIGINVLASFGNWGFIAEKTVDIVKSGVEKIKSNSRKNLTKALIYVLTFGVAMPHSTNPMILPSRRDEEIAAVAAQRRSEDKHDEMIFTGWAEEVGQTLSFPESGTGVSRSLENVREITQREMNNIVVNTVQKTGHTKTVKNVSNNKIFNLLLKRFTKITVIDSSEDIVVPQVAAPDTLSSTAGRMWIRGNITLGSGANKVKISVYDKGEKAVITLKTDKKIKLNSERNEMLYVNAKGELIIRSNKRGAQIEKVLINTSLVLNENGRISANKDFARELNEGVGLVNNKLAPLFGLFVIAGFGALATSTASLVVDAFNVEGYMGAVIQSVGYAVPTFMSVKIAKQTLNNSLRKMVNWGLAISLGAMTLPMFFGFFGHLPNSLEIWKLVPLGVSMLALGFGITTLEVASKPLFQASSSVGRYRTNVADAGFVKQVVGSIIGAGVVPLAKSMGFDWSFLFPTYAVLTIMGLIAFNKWKTNTRTLGNVVNASAEPVKTKVSAMELFKKDPLVKNAYFTFAAHMWLMSTVGFQFNLIAFDAVGYTYGLALATGAFTAPMMVSRYFVGKKLGNKSPSIISNIVKKSSMFSLAGLLLVQVPYLPINVLGMAVTGWGVATISPVVQAYVTDVREKYAVQVSGILSSTTIGSMIGVVASAVVGSYLVIGDLKTAFLIPTFLTWVIWSFGNKVAKGKFEENFTIKKEQNNNNVLMSDPLLGLGKNFIGKDNNPALLNNLGQSIKKLWDNSIGLRRRAAAFAISLGLLIPQAGADIFESNSVIISLRKETLTPFVLERRKSEEDKYTELFFDSSQNLPYGTINLNNEAYVATSTALDNIDNAPKAKTITSTVVNSEAVELIVSKTIYKNTRVNGAYHDEITSLANVIEKEAVNKYFENKRKTSGIFNKVKNVFNGSTKDFNNRLYENIFTTSFISNVNKSDLPANVKDNLMISFDEVFSTVKISAPARMPDEEDFYGLPAFDNSNGYTKNVALFSKAGDNEIQLPVNMSVSGSLNIKKGEKVVVTEKGKIHFKSSFKEYSPDFFFIKTQSENLKKIIDKVAKSENKTRIKLEREGKTWILLKRDIKRTERPIYHQQGESLVKLPVAFEVDNNIVVRNNEKLIIDDNSVLYAQTEDGKVRTITDFYVRLPKEFALSWADIFGSAEGVDVKDYMDLTVKANYNKILPLYSAALITSNPSTAVIGDIKHSMHLPEYLAQMIPFFSYISAMFNVFLNPFIKIYGKVKVLNVALGVTGLSFVGMVAAGFYGQASLGLEPASWRLAIMASSLLLAGVAGSWGSSVTYPLVKENSETTEIAGSRMAGLQLFRSFGAMAFLLVPVALATGVNALDIGFLDFSMSYPMFLAGTAVTIAMLRKSKLKNIKDQTMPEQIAKMQGQTYLKIIPKGSVAGLGFQGAKHIWDTLKTQKSIQRVFWAASLFTGSEIATRAGASSLIKGSLVKLAGTGQANTMLDSGIIFLQRFLDGGTLSLALTMLVNYMPAILVRTKIKQLIQTKVLTSNDVLVLAGGFAGAGLLVFAFNGFSLLGLTGVMINVVGTCSFFSQLQNTTMDNHSKKWHDSIANVLGVTLIGGAVISPIMGAVSTVSGSMMTGLLVPAAALIGAVVLLVPEMKKSNIMTAFATRKSRKQSISLELLKDFKNKVGIYNWVTNYLKSNEGAAYFPLYAMRLKEELVTNQKYLEERGVDFSYFEDIDLSFIKNNRPMHGNSGYLSMGGLNPDSIEKAGKALANFFKALYFLVFPAKHKPNVISYKDSKIKDALFAFNASESSLTGFVFEYDGKVYGLTTAHGAYLTPEEFIISAFNGENYTVKKLLTGNSRLYYETSVVEGTQDWTLLEIPQEALTAFKPLKVSEKKVRRGEVLAGEGVIDEKFFGVDNIIVKHVAKDNLVYTHNFTNSDGKHVRGNGFCGSPVFRLNPVTNEYEVVAIHNGSSNDRSYSYAVNMQAVLSAIDKNILKKNDKQKFLIVSKDALQKPVSTPVDKFITLSDIEQVNTQSLSLGLKIKRALKLSYSSNPFVFASKLTARIYKHLKMKVLKKYQRMVNPREARPRILPSNHKHIVLDKNNAPYSESIFYIGDRRASGVVVKHNGKIFGLIAAHTEDGLSKIIHIVSADKQAFKARVVAAGKSKTLKAGYPDISVLELSGDALKKFVPLELSAENILENEEVYSIGFLRGFRLLPIINRKVLAVDEAKYITTPVFGKDATGYCGSALIKDGKLAGLHKGSYSDGLNSIAVKASVISDFLEFLETGKDAGYKISLADGGIYKIPFSKVTKKSKLYSNLEKTSGLAAAKTALPYKNMAMSVRNSYKKLVFSVESDIIKAVKEAESPRSVALKDMKYTQSIFRMPGGGSGFLVTHKGRTFGIADAVLSSKLSDFYEITDINNKKHYSMSVLIERYNAAQMGRPGFPFDYNNKVILDIMQEDNSINALKFASSPAKEGDILYSLGFLDNGETYAVDNIITQESKGNNFFFSTPFTADKKDVKLFAGAPLLNKQGEVVGVYGGIYKDEDGNERHYSLGLKKLKELFIFVSSQFQPEKYSSSKKNRKNNSDDEDAPAHGPNVQKAKQANLAVKPQKTQANALSAEDAALLEKTHDILQRRRNGENVTLAHREEYDNIIADLQNKPMTAKEREKIYSVKYFMTKLFIGSKHNHPAFSRGFQPSVVPAEDIKYKKSFFYVPSTGVTGTVIEYKGQVYAITVAHATVNMNRENLQMQTSDKKMYTAEFVNYFINEDILLYKLSPEARAYFKPLPVYNGNIEELQKLYTVGYLRGHLYASDNRYVLKNDGNELITTFNFTGGKNGFCGAPLIIEDPVTGKPYLAGMHTGSFGRSESNAVAPKVIKEILEKAAGK